From Bacillus thermozeamaize:
CTCCCTCAATAAATTAAAGTTTTCTTTGTTTTTCTCGCTTTCTCGCAAGATTTCATCTTTGACACCCGAAGCCCCCTTGGATAGGATTTGACGAGGAGTGAATATTTGGGATCGATTGGGTTGGCGGGAATAGAGGTGGCGGTCACCCCAATTTCAAAACCGTATGGTCGCAGATGGATCTCCACATGATACCCTTGCGGTTTACCCTCCCATGTCTCCCTGGGTCGATGCCCTCACATTCCTTCGTTCTACCTCTCAAGGGGTGGAGGCCAGGCAAGCTCCTAAGCGGGGTCGATGCCCTTATGGAATAGATTACCCCCGGCCTATCCGTGCTTCGTTTGTCAAAGATCAATATGTGTGTAAGCGATGAAACGAAAGCGAGTTGCCGCTGTGGATGAGTTAAGCTGCCGCTTGCAATTGAGCCGCCCGATGGGGGCCGAGCACCTTGCCAGCGTCATAGTTCTTCTGCTTACGGCCCAGTTCAAACAAGACGCGAATGAGCTTGTTGCAAATCGCGATGATGGACTGCTTTTTCTTCAGCGGATTATCCTGACGCGTTGTGAAATAAAGGTGTAGTGCCCGAAACTCCGGATTCCTGGCAACCATCGTCAGTGCCGCCCGGAACAACAAGGCGCGGAGACGATAGCGACCTCGCTTGCTGATGGTCGTTTTCCCTTTGTGAAGCCCGGAGCTGTTTTCCCGCAGGCTCAGACCGGCGTGACGCACAATTTGCCGGCTGTGGTCATAACTGCTCAAGTCGCCGACCTCCGCCAGGAATCCAGCCACGGTGATGAGGCCGATACACGGGATGCTCATCATGTGGGCGGCGCCCGGAATCTGTTCCACCAGCTGTGCCACCAGTTCCATCAGTTGCTCGATCTGGCTGCACAGCATGGCGTACTGCTCCAAATACATGGCCAGCTCATACCTGGCCGCTGCAGCGCCTTCTGTAAGACCGATGGACTTGCGGGCTTTCCGGCAGAGCAGTTCGGCTCTCTTGGCGCCTACAGCCCGTTTTACGTCGTGCTGCTTCCATGTCGCCACAATCGCCGCCTCACCGGCCGCGACGATATCTTGCGGCAACGGAAATTGCTTCAGCGTCACGAGCGAGGCCTTGCCTTCCCAGTCT
This genomic window contains:
- a CDS encoding transposase, with the protein product MKHNPSSKQNQRISRISETTLVIGADIAKHQHVARAFNYRGIEFGRRCLFQNDENGLLNLLAWTEAIKQEHGFTDVLLGVEPTGHYWFPLFHFLKQRGIEVVLVNPHHVRKSKELDDNLPTKNDIKDAKVVAKLVLDGRYTQPKLPEGVYADLRVLMNQRDRLCGDLHRVKGRIHNWLDRFFPEYRQVFKDWEGKASLVTLKQFPLPQDIVAAGEAAIVATWKQHDVKRAVGAKRAELLCRKARKSIGLTEGAAAARYELAMYLEQYAMLCSQIEQLMELVAQLVEQIPGAAHMMSIPCIGLITVAGFLAEVGDLSSYDHSRQIVRHAGLSLRENSSGLHKGKTTISKRGRYRLRALLFRAALTMVARNPEFRALHLYFTTRQDNPLKKKQSIIAICNKLIRVLFELGRKQKNYDAGKVLGPHRAAQLQAAA